The following coding sequences lie in one Pseudarthrobacter phenanthrenivorans Sphe3 genomic window:
- a CDS encoding ABC transporter substrate-binding protein translates to MNKHSIRKLLTVGAATAIALGGLSACSSGGGAAEDGDVTMTFWQNSTTGAGKAYWEKTVAAFEQANPGVKINMQSIQNEEMDGKLQTALNSGDAPDIFMARGGGKLADVVAAGQAMDITDSIDDATRAAVPEGVLSAFAVGDKIYGMPTAVLPGGIFYSGDLFAKAGVEGTPTTMDELGSAIDKLKGAGINPIAVGAKDAWPAAHWYYFFALRACSQDAMSEAAESKQFDDPCWLEAGKEMEAFVKTAPFNDGFLTTSAQQGAGSSAGLLANHKAAMELMGAWNPGVIASLTPDEKPLPDLGWFPFPAIDGGEGAKGAMMGGVDGFTCSAKAPKEECTAFLNFFMQKEHQEAYAEAFQTLPANQDAQAVVTDPALQSILKAYNDAPYVTVWLDTLFGQNVGNALNKGVVDLFAGQGSAEDIVSAVNDAAAKG, encoded by the coding sequence ATGAACAAGCACAGCATCAGGAAGCTGCTGACCGTTGGGGCGGCGACAGCAATCGCCCTTGGCGGTCTGTCAGCGTGTAGCTCCGGTGGTGGAGCAGCAGAAGACGGCGACGTCACCATGACGTTCTGGCAGAACTCGACGACAGGCGCTGGCAAGGCGTACTGGGAGAAGACGGTCGCAGCGTTCGAGCAGGCAAACCCTGGCGTTAAGATCAACATGCAGTCCATCCAGAACGAGGAGATGGACGGGAAGCTCCAGACCGCGCTGAACTCCGGCGATGCACCCGACATCTTTATGGCGCGCGGCGGCGGCAAGCTTGCGGATGTCGTTGCGGCTGGGCAGGCCATGGATATCACGGATTCCATCGACGACGCCACCAGGGCAGCTGTGCCCGAAGGCGTGTTGAGCGCCTTCGCGGTCGGGGACAAGATTTACGGAATGCCGACCGCCGTGCTGCCTGGTGGCATCTTCTACAGCGGAGACCTCTTCGCCAAAGCGGGCGTCGAGGGAACGCCGACGACCATGGACGAGCTCGGTTCCGCCATAGACAAGCTCAAGGGCGCAGGAATCAACCCGATCGCCGTCGGCGCGAAGGATGCCTGGCCTGCAGCGCACTGGTACTACTTCTTCGCGTTGCGAGCGTGCTCGCAGGACGCGATGAGCGAAGCAGCCGAGTCGAAGCAGTTTGACGACCCGTGCTGGCTCGAGGCCGGAAAGGAGATGGAAGCGTTCGTGAAAACGGCACCGTTCAACGACGGGTTCCTCACCACATCGGCACAGCAGGGAGCCGGCAGCTCTGCAGGTCTCCTTGCGAATCACAAAGCAGCAATGGAACTCATGGGCGCATGGAACCCAGGTGTCATTGCATCGCTGACCCCCGACGAGAAGCCGCTGCCTGACCTGGGCTGGTTCCCGTTCCCGGCCATCGACGGAGGCGAAGGCGCCAAGGGCGCCATGATGGGTGGCGTAGATGGCTTCACTTGCTCGGCTAAGGCGCCGAAAGAAGAGTGCACTGCGTTCCTGAACTTCTTTATGCAGAAGGAACACCAGGAGGCCTACGCGGAGGCGTTCCAGACTCTCCCCGCCAACCAGGACGCCCAGGCAGTTGTCACTGACCCGGCGCTCCAGTCGATCCTTAAGGCCTACAACGACGCACCGTACGTCACGGTCTGGCTCGACACCCTGTTCGGCCAGAACGTCGGGAACGCACTGAACAAGGGCGTTGTCGACCTGTTCGCCGGTCAGGGCTCTGCTGAAGATATCGTCTCCGCCGTGAACGACGCAGCGGCCAAGGGATAG
- a CDS encoding endo-1,4-beta-xylanase, whose protein sequence is MRTTRPLLASVLALASVVIIPSTAFAAPAPPSDPKASEHSSVISENSLRALADEAGIKIGVAVNADLLEQNGKYRNIVNTQYSSVTAENVMKWEALNPAPGVYDWAAAEALIANAEANGQVVRGHTLVWHNQLPTWLTTGDYSAEELRVILENHVRTVAGHFAGDIQQWDVVNEIFNDDAEGSFRETVWYQAYEELGLPGEQYVADVFRWAHEADPNALLFYNDYNLEFTGPKSNAAYAFVQELLADGVPIHGVGFQGHLDTQYGYPDLRNNLQRFADLGLEVALTEVDIRTYVAQKPNGTYTNTPVDPAEADQQVDWWAQTLEDCLAVEACNSYTVWGVSDANSWIPGWFTGQGAGLLYDMHNNPKPQYEALLEVLRDAA, encoded by the coding sequence ATGCGCACAACTCGTCCCCTACTCGCAAGCGTCCTGGCGCTGGCCTCTGTGGTGATCATCCCGAGCACCGCCTTCGCTGCTCCGGCTCCGCCGTCAGACCCGAAGGCGTCAGAGCACTCGTCCGTCATCAGTGAGAACAGCCTGCGCGCCCTCGCCGACGAAGCCGGCATCAAGATCGGTGTTGCCGTGAATGCCGATCTGCTGGAACAAAACGGCAAGTACCGCAACATCGTCAACACCCAGTACTCCAGCGTCACCGCCGAGAATGTAATGAAGTGGGAGGCCCTGAACCCGGCTCCCGGCGTTTACGACTGGGCCGCAGCGGAGGCGCTGATCGCCAACGCCGAGGCGAACGGCCAGGTCGTACGGGGGCACACCCTCGTGTGGCACAACCAGCTGCCCACTTGGCTCACGACGGGGGATTACAGCGCCGAGGAGCTGCGCGTCATCCTGGAGAACCACGTCCGGACAGTCGCCGGGCACTTCGCAGGCGACATCCAGCAGTGGGACGTCGTCAACGAGATCTTCAACGACGACGCCGAGGGTAGCTTCCGCGAGACCGTTTGGTACCAGGCATACGAGGAACTCGGCCTGCCGGGCGAGCAGTACGTCGCCGACGTCTTCCGCTGGGCGCACGAGGCCGACCCGAATGCGCTGCTCTTCTACAACGACTACAACCTGGAGTTCACTGGCCCCAAGAGCAACGCCGCGTATGCCTTCGTGCAGGAACTGCTCGCGGACGGGGTGCCGATCCACGGTGTCGGCTTCCAGGGGCACCTCGACACGCAGTACGGCTACCCTGACCTGCGCAACAACCTGCAGCGATTCGCCGACCTGGGTCTGGAGGTCGCGTTGACTGAGGTCGACATCCGGACCTACGTCGCCCAGAAGCCGAACGGCACCTACACCAACACCCCGGTGGACCCTGCCGAGGCGGACCAGCAGGTTGACTGGTGGGCACAGACCCTCGAGGACTGTCTCGCGGTTGAGGCGTGCAACTCGTACACGGTATGGGGTGTATCGGACGCGAATTCCTGGATCCCGGGCTGGTTCACCGGCCAGGGCGCAGGCCTGCTGTACGACATGCACAACAACCCGAAGCCACAGTACGAGGCGCTGCTCGAGGTTCTGCGCGACGCAGCCTGA
- a CDS encoding carbohydrate ABC transporter permease — MTEPAGAAPLVTDQQPPRGTVTAGDGARATSPAAPRPKRRPTDWRKRLEITLLAGPAIVVFVGFVIFPVVLAGYYGFFRWKGYGPATDFVGFENYMIIFQDSAFHDVLRHNGFILVLSLVIQGPIAVVLALLLNQKIRGRSLIRVLIFVPYIISEVIVGIGWGLMLQTSGALNGLLGSIGLGAFQADWLSDPNIAIWSLMAIISWKYIGFAVILFLAGLQSIPDELFEAAAIDGASYWQIQRTITLPLLGPTVRIWAFLSIIGSLQLFDLVFIIWGQYVASTAGTSTMATYMVANGRTSGNFGYGSAVAVVMFLISLVIALIYQRFVLRRDTAGALTEGKK, encoded by the coding sequence ATGACTGAACCTGCAGGGGCTGCTCCGTTGGTGACGGACCAGCAGCCGCCGCGGGGCACGGTAACGGCAGGGGATGGCGCTCGAGCGACGTCCCCTGCCGCACCGCGGCCCAAACGGCGTCCAACCGACTGGCGCAAGCGCCTCGAAATCACGCTTCTGGCCGGGCCGGCGATCGTCGTTTTTGTCGGCTTCGTGATCTTCCCGGTCGTCCTCGCTGGCTACTACGGTTTCTTCCGCTGGAAGGGTTATGGGCCAGCTACCGACTTCGTCGGTTTCGAAAATTACATGATCATCTTCCAGGACAGCGCGTTCCACGACGTGCTGCGCCACAACGGGTTCATCTTGGTGCTCTCCCTGGTCATCCAAGGCCCCATTGCGGTCGTCCTCGCCCTCTTGCTCAACCAGAAGATCCGTGGCCGGTCGCTCATCCGCGTGCTCATCTTCGTCCCGTACATCATCTCCGAAGTCATCGTCGGGATCGGCTGGGGTCTCATGCTGCAGACATCCGGTGCCCTCAATGGGCTGCTCGGCAGCATCGGGTTGGGAGCTTTCCAGGCAGACTGGCTCTCTGATCCGAACATCGCCATCTGGTCCCTGATGGCGATCATCTCGTGGAAGTACATCGGCTTCGCCGTCATCCTTTTCCTCGCCGGACTGCAGAGCATCCCAGACGAATTGTTCGAGGCGGCCGCGATCGACGGCGCCAGCTACTGGCAGATCCAGCGCACCATCACGCTGCCGCTCCTGGGGCCGACCGTGCGGATCTGGGCGTTCCTGTCAATCATCGGCTCGCTGCAGTTGTTCGACCTGGTCTTCATCATCTGGGGCCAGTATGTCGCCTCGACTGCTGGAACCTCGACCATGGCCACCTACATGGTCGCTAACGGACGCACGTCCGGCAACTTCGGCTACGGCAGTGCTGTCGCCGTCGTCATGTTCCTGATCTCCCTCGTCATCGCATTGATCTACCAGCGGTTCGTTCTTCGACGCGACACCGCCGGTGCCCTCACAGAAGGAAAGAAGTGA